One Companilactobacillus farciminis KCTC 3681 = DSM 20184 genomic window, AGTTGATGGCAATTTAGTAGCACGGAAGTTGGCTTTTACTAAGTTGGCTTCCAAGTGTTGGCTATCTTTATCTTGAACGATTGCGACAATTAATTTCATAATTTATTTTCCTCCATTAAAAACATCGGGAAATCTCTTGATTATAACATCTAAAGTATCATCAACGACTTTTTCCACTGGTTGGGCGGCGTCGACAGTTTTGATTCGGTCGGGATTATTCTTAACGATTTCCATATATGAATCATAAACTCGTTGATGGAATGACAAAGCTTCCTTTTCCAAACGATCCATCGCACCTTCGTGATCTTTTCTGATACGGCTAAGCCCAACGTCTGGTGTAACGTCAAAGTAAACTGTCAAATCAGGCAAGTGACCATCGATGGCAAAATCATTGATTTCACCAACTTCTTTAGTCCCAATTTGACGACCGCCACCTTGATAAGCAATTGAACTATCAACGAAACGATCACTCAACATAACCTTGCCTTCCTCTAAAGCTGGCAAAACGGCATCAACCAAGTGCTGACGTCTAGCTGCTGCATACAATAGAGCTTCTGTTCTAGGGTCCATTTCTTCATCATGAATATCCAAAATAATTTTTCGGATTTTTTCAGCAATGATACTGCCACCGGGTTCTCGAGAAAGAACGACTTCTTTATCAGTTCTCTCCTTCAAAAGTGGCAATAGCTTTTCAAGTGCAGTCGTCTTGCCCGCTCCGTCTGGTCCTTCAAATGATATAAATATTCCTGACATTATATAACCCCTTTTAAATGATTACTACTATTTTACTTGAAAAATGAAATAAATGAAACTCATGGCAAGTTGTTATTTGGTTTTGATTAAAAATATGCCGTCGTCCGTTCCGCTTTGTGGACGCTGGAACGTACTGGGCGCAACTTTAAGCCAATTCCAAGACCGGGAACTGTCTTAAAGCTTGACCTTTCACTAAGCAATAAATTGCTAAGTGAAATTTCAGTACTGAGCATCCACAAAGCTGCCACTACCGACTAAATAACGACATTTATTGCTTATTTCAAATAAATCGAAGTCAAAAATAGCATTCATACATAGAGTATAGTTCTGTTCAGAAGAACCACATTCTAATGCGATAATCCTTTTATGGTTGTCAGATGAAATAATATAAATTCATCTGATATTCATGAAAGGATTTTTCTATGCCTAGAAGTAAACACTCACTTCAAGAAAAGCTAGATTTAGTGCTAGGATTCAAAGAGTCAACTTATCCACTCAGAACATTTGCCAGAAAAAATAATATTGTTCATAAAACTTTTCGTAGATGGGTCCATCTCTTCGATCAATATGGAATCGACGGCCTGAAGGAAATAACAAAGCGTACAAAATATTCATATAAATTTAAATTACAAGTCGTGACAGACTATCTTGAAGGTAAAGGTTCTTTAGAAACCATTGCCTATAAATATGGTTTAAGAAATACTTTTCAAGTATCGGACTGGGTGTTCAAGTATAATAATGGAAAACTGTTGAAGGATGGCTCACCAAGAAAGAAGAATTCCATTATGAAAAAAAAGATAACCTTTGAAGAACGTATCGAAATCGTAGAGTATGTCGTTAAGGGCAAACATACTTATAAGGAAGCTGCAGAAAAGTATTCCATATCTTATCAACAAGTTCGTTCTTGGGTTTTAAAATCCAAGGACGGCGGTTATAAAGCTTTGATCGATGGCCGGGGCCATCACAAAGCAAAAGATGACTTAACAGAATTAGATAAAGCGCATTTAAAAATCAGAGAATTGGAATCCCAATTAAAAGACCAAAAATTAATTGAGGAATTCGCAAAAAAATTGCAAGAAATTCAGCACAGGGGGTGAAACAACAACATAGATTGGCTTACCAGGCAATAAAGGAAGTCAGTCAAAATAATCATGGAGCCATAACCGTTTTACTGCGCGTTGTCGGTGTTAGCCGACAAGCATATAGCAAATACTGGACTCGTACAGAAACGGAAAAGGAACTTCAAGATAAGCTATTAAAAGAACGTATTATGTACTGGTACGAATTAAATACTAAGACTATTGGTGCAGGCAAGATATTGATTAACCTATTAGCGGATAATCAAATCACATTTAAGGTTTCACTTAAACAAGTGAAACGTTTAATGAGAGAATTAGACATTAAATGTCAGTCTAGAATCAAGAAACACAATCGTTCTAAACAAAAAGAGATTTATATACAAGATAATGTACTGAATCAAAATTTCGAGGTAACGGGACCTAATCAAGTCTGGTTATGTGACTCAACAGAAATTCCTTACGGCTTAAACGGCGAATATAAAGTCCGTTTGAGTGGAGTTTTAGACCTCTACGGTCGTTATTTAATTTCAAGTAATATCAGCCTTACAGAAACTTCAGCAGCTGAAATAATTGTATTTCAACGTGCATTTACAAAAGCTGGTAATGTGTGTCCGATGGTCCATACGGACCGCGGATCAGCGTTTACGTCATTATCATTTGGAAATTTTTTAGATGAACATGGCGTTATTAGAAGTATGTCAAGACCAGGTACACCGTACGATAATTCACCAATGGAACGTTGGTGGAGTGAATTCAAATTACGTTGGATGAATCGCCATCCAATGCCTAAGACTTACAAAGAACTAGTCAAACTTGTCAACGAAGGAATTCACTATTTCAATCATATAAACAGATCACAAACAATAAATGGCCATACCCCAGCAGAACACTGGGATATGGCCATCTAAAAAAATATTCAATTTTTATATTATTTCAAATATCAACTTGACAGGTGCCAACGCACTAATAATATGAATGCTATTTGTTTTTTCTATTAAATTATAAAGCTAGAATCTAGTCCGGAATAGCAAAGAAAATTGGCTCAGTGGTGAAATTATTCTTATTTTCTTTGCTATGGAGGACGGCAGTTAAAAGTACTACCAGTGCTTTTCAGCTCGACTAGGTTGCTTCAAGAAAGTATCTTCTTCACCAAAAATAATATTGGTCGTAGCCTTAGCTTGGGCCTTTCTTCTTCTAGCTTCTAAATACAAAAATTGATACTTCAATTGATCTAACTTCAAGTGGATTCTTGTCGTATCGTCTACATCCACTGAATTATTGATCATTCTTTGGGTATTCCCGATTCGTCTTTGAATCTGGTGAATATTATCTAAGAGGCGATCGTCTTCCATTTTTTGGACAGACACTTTTTTTCTACCAAACATGTTAAATCTCCCTGCGACCTAGAACAGCACTCTTTAACGTCATTTCATCGGCATATTCAATGTCTGAGCCGACTGCTAAACCATGTGCCAGTCTAGTTACTTTTATTCCTGCTGGCTTAACTAATTTGGCTAAATATTGAGCAGTTGCTTCCCCTTCTGGCGTTGCGTTTGTAGCAATGATCAATTCTTTAACGCTTTGATTCTGCTTCAAACGATTAAGCAACATCTTAATATTCAAATCTTCTGGGCCAACTCCATCAACTGGCGATAAGACCCCTCCTAGGACGTGATACAACCCGTTATAGCCGTTCATATCATCTAAGGACATAATGTCTTTAGCTTGTTCGACGACTAAAATAGTTGATTGATCACGACTCTTATCACTACAAATTGGACAAATATCCTCAGTGGTAATATTTCCACAGATCTTACATTTCTTCAAATCTGTCTTAGCGGAAATTAAGTTATCGGCAAATTCCTTAACCTGGTCTTTGTCCATACCAAGCGTGAAAAATGCCATTCGAGTAGCAGTCTTGCGACCAATACCCGGTAACATCATATAGCTATCAATTAACTTCGAAATTGGTTCTGGATATTTCATTACATCAACCCGTTTGTATATTTACCTAATTTTGCTTGTTTGTCATCATCTACAGCCTTGAAAGCATTGTTCAAAGCATCGATCAACATATCTTGCAATGTATCTGGATCATCTGGATCAATAATCTTGTCGCTGATTGTCATGTCAGCAATCTTCTTGTCACCAGTAACTTTAACAACGACAAAGTCATCGACTGATTTACCAGTGTATTCTGTCTTGTTAAGTTCTTCAGTTGTAGCTTGAACTTCTTTTTGCATCTTTTGGGCTTGGCGCATGATATTGGCCATGTTGCCACCCATTCCACCCATATTTGGCATTCCTTTACTCATAATAATTCCTCCTAGTCATTTTTTACATCAACTATATCGTCACCAAATAATTTTAAAGCTTCATCAACGGTGGGATCAGTCTTTTTAGTTTCTTTATTAGATTTTACCGTGTTTTTCTTAGTTGAATCAATATTATTATCAATATATTCTTTTCTTATTTTAGGCCAATCGACCTTAGGTACAAGAACTATTTGACAATCTCGCTTCAATAACCTGCTAGAATTATCGATCAAAGACTGTAAGAAGTCACTATCATCTTGCACTTGTTCAAACCACATAGCGTAATCAAAAGCGACCACGATGCCTTCTGAAGATGCAGCAACTGGTTGTGCGACTCTCATCATAGCACGTTGTGAAATAGAAAGCATACTCATTAGTTCGGGCCACATGTCTCTAGCTTCGGCTAAATCATTCTTAGTAGCGCTGCCGAGAACTTTGTAAATTGCGGTCTTGTTCAAACGAGTATTGTTGTTGGCACGATGGTGTGGCTTAGGTTTGGAATTGTTCTTTGACACGACTGCACCACTAGATAAGTCTTTGACTTCATTTTGCAAGTGAGAAACTTCATCACGCAACTTATCGATAACTTCATTTTCAACTGGCACTTCTGCTTCCGAAGCACTAGTTTTAGCTACCTTAGGTTCAGAAATCTTAACTGTCAAAATTTCCATATAAATATCAGTCTGATTGGAATTCTTGAGATTCTTTTGTGTCGCACTGACTTGATCAACGATATAAAACAAGCGGTCATTGTCAAACTTATCCGCAATCGCCAATAATTCTTTCGTCATAACTGAACTATCCATCTGCTTAGATAAATCAGAATTGGAATTATACAAAATTAAATTACGACAAACTCGAATGATCATCTCTGTAAATCGTAAAGCCGAACGACCACTCTCCAAGATTTGGTATAAACTCGTCAAAGCTTGAGCAGGCTTGTTTTCAGCAATCGCGGTCATGTAAGAAACAATCTGTTCATTGCTCAAAGCACCGGTTACTTCTTGAGCGTTCTTGAGGGTCAATTCATCATCGCCATACGATAAAGCTTGATCCAAAATACTCAAAGCATCACGCATTCCACCTTCAGCAGAAGCGGCAATAATGTCCAATCCTTCTTCGTCATACTTAATATTTTTATCATTTAAAATAAAAGTCATTCGTTTCAGGATATCTTGTTTAGAGATTCTTCTGAAATTAAAACTTTGTGTTCTAGAAATAATTGTTGCGGGAATCTTTTGTGGTTCGGTTGTTGCCAAAATAAACATAACATTTGCTGGTGGTTCTTCCAATGTTTTCAGTAAGGCATTGAATGCACCTTGAGAAAGCATATGAACTTCATCAATGATATAAACTTTATATTTGGCTTCAGTTGGAGCGTATTTAACTTTGTCACGAATGTCACGAATCTCTTCAACACCATTGTTTGAGGCCGCATCGATCTCAATCACATCATTTAAACGGTTCTCATTGGCTGCTAAACAAATTTCACATTCATTACAAGGCTCACCATCTTGAGGGTTAAGACAATTAACTGCCTTAGCCAAAATCTTCGCACAGGATGTCTTCCCAGTACCACGTGGCCCACTGAATAAATACGCATGACTAGTCATATTGCTAGCCACCGCATTTCTCAACGTCTGAGTAATGACATCTTGGCCAATTACGTCAGAAAAAGTTTGGGGACGCCAAACTCGATAAAGTGCTTGATATGCCATTTTTTCTCCTTCAAAAAAATCTGATATGTAAATTTTAACACAAAAAAACTCCTAATCCGGAATAGATTAGGAGGCTAATATACATAACAAAAGGCACATGGTACACCTTACTTAGTGCTGCTTTCTTCCGAACCTGACACGATTCACAAGAGCACCATTGCCCTAAGGCCTTACGGCAATAACTATGATACTATAAATCACAAATTTTTTCTACTTTTTGCGACGAATTTCTCGAAAGAAATTACGAAGAAGATCGGCTGCCTCTTGGTCTTTAACTCCGCTCAACACCTCTGGCTGATGGTTGTAACGAGTCTCAGCTAGTAAATTATTGATGGACCCAACTGATCCTGCTTTGGGGTCTTTGGCACCATAAATAACTTCTTCAATGCGACTATTGATAATCGCTCCGGCACACATTGGACAAGGTTCAAGCGTGACAAACAGACTCGTGTGTTCTAAACGCCAACTGCCAATCCTTTTGCAAGCTGCTTCAATGGCAATGATTTCAGCATGCTTAATAGCATTTTGGGTTTCCTCACGTTCATTTGAACCACGAGCAATAACTTCGCCAGTCTGGTTGTCAACGATGATACAGCCAATAGGAACTTCTCTTCTAGATTCAGCTTTTTTTGCTTCTGCTATTGCCAAATCCATATATTCATTTATTTTATCTTCTGAAAATATCATTTTATCCGATTAAATTAGTTACTTTCTTTTCTAAATATTTGGGAAATACTGGTGCTTTAATTTTTAATTGTTCTTGTTCTTTTTTCAAAGTTTCCAAGATATCAATCAATTCACGCACTTGATCATCGGATAATGTACCGACAAAAGCCATTAATTTTTCGTTACCGTGAAGATATTTATCAACATATTCTTCCAATTGCTTGCGATCATTTTGAATCGTCTTATTCTTCAAAAGATGAATTACAGATGATACCGTTAAAATTGTACCTGCAGAAATTGCAGAGATAATGATTCCAATTACGATTTTTTTCTTCATAAGTAAACGCCTCCAACATGAATATACCATATTCAGGAGTATTTTAAATTAATTTACTTTTTAAAATATAATATCCTTTGTCACGTGTAACTACTTCAACGTTGCCAAAAGTTTCATCCATTAGCTTTTTAGCTGAAGGAGCACCTTGTTTCTTTTGTAGGACGATCCACAATTCACCATTTGGCTCAAGGTACTCTTTGGAGTCAGCCAAAATGGAATTGACGACCTTTTTACCGGCACGAACAGGTGGATTAGAAACGATCAACGCATACTTGCCTGATACTTTATCATAAGTGTCTGATTCAAAGATCTCGACATTTTTAATTTGATTATTGTCGGCATTTTTCTTTGCCAAATCTAATGCTCTTAGATTAACGTCAACCATAGTCACGTTACGCTTAGTTTGTTCTTTAGCTAGTGCCAAACCGATTGGACCATAGCCACAGCCAACGTCTAAGATATTGCCATTAGGAATGTTCTGGAAATCAATTGCTTCAATTAGTACTCGTGAACCGTAATCGATTGTCTGTCTAGAGAAAACCCCACTGTCAGACATAAAATCTAAATTATGTTTGCGCAAAGTAAAATTGAAATT contains:
- the tmk gene encoding dTMP kinase — protein: MSGIFISFEGPDGAGKTTALEKLLPLLKERTDKEVVLSREPGGSIIAEKIRKIILDIHDEEMDPRTEALLYAAARRQHLVDAVLPALEEGKVMLSDRFVDSSIAYQGGGRQIGTKEVGEINDFAIDGHLPDLTVYFDVTPDVGLSRIRKDHEGAMDRLEKEALSFHQRVYDSYMEIVKNNPDRIKTVDAAQPVEKVVDDTLDVIIKRFPDVFNGGK
- a CDS encoding helix-turn-helix domain-containing protein, producing MPRSKHSLQEKLDLVLGFKESTYPLRTFARKNNIVHKTFRRWVHLFDQYGIDGLKEITKRTKYSYKFKLQVVTDYLEGKGSLETIAYKYGLRNTFQVSDWVFKYNNGKLLKDGSPRKKNSIMKKKITFEERIEIVEYVVKGKHTYKEAAEKYSISYQQVRSWVLKSKDGGYKALIDGRGHHKAKDDLTELDKAHLKIRELESQLKDQKLIEEFAKKLQEIQHRG
- a CDS encoding IS3 family transposase gives rise to the protein MKQQHRLAYQAIKEVSQNNHGAITVLLRVVGVSRQAYSKYWTRTETEKELQDKLLKERIMYWYELNTKTIGAGKILINLLADNQITFKVSLKQVKRLMRELDIKCQSRIKKHNRSKQKEIYIQDNVLNQNFEVTGPNQVWLCDSTEIPYGLNGEYKVRLSGVLDLYGRYLISSNISLTETSAAEIIVFQRAFTKAGNVCPMVHTDRGSAFTSLSFGNFLDEHGVIRSMSRPGTPYDNSPMERWWSEFKLRWMNRHPMPKTYKELVKLVNEGIHYFNHINRSQTINGHTPAEHWDMAI
- a CDS encoding YaaL family protein, producing the protein MFGRKKVSVQKMEDDRLLDNIHQIQRRIGNTQRMINNSVDVDDTTRIHLKLDQLKYQFLYLEARRRKAQAKATTNIIFGEEDTFLKQPSRAEKHW
- the recR gene encoding recombination mediator RecR, which translates into the protein MKYPEPISKLIDSYMMLPGIGRKTATRMAFFTLGMDKDQVKEFADNLISAKTDLKKCKICGNITTEDICPICSDKSRDQSTILVVEQAKDIMSLDDMNGYNGLYHVLGGVLSPVDGVGPEDLNIKMLLNRLKQNQSVKELIIATNATPEGEATAQYLAKLVKPAGIKVTRLAHGLAVGSDIEYADEMTLKSAVLGRREI
- a CDS encoding YbaB/EbfC family nucleoid-associated protein, with product MSKGMPNMGGMGGNMANIMRQAQKMQKEVQATTEELNKTEYTGKSVDDFVVVKVTGDKKIADMTISDKIIDPDDPDTLQDMLIDALNNAFKAVDDDKQAKLGKYTNGLM
- the dnaX gene encoding DNA polymerase III subunit gamma/tau produces the protein MAYQALYRVWRPQTFSDVIGQDVITQTLRNAVASNMTSHAYLFSGPRGTGKTSCAKILAKAVNCLNPQDGEPCNECEICLAANENRLNDVIEIDAASNNGVEEIRDIRDKVKYAPTEAKYKVYIIDEVHMLSQGAFNALLKTLEEPPANVMFILATTEPQKIPATIISRTQSFNFRRISKQDILKRMTFILNDKNIKYDEEGLDIIAASAEGGMRDALSILDQALSYGDDELTLKNAQEVTGALSNEQIVSYMTAIAENKPAQALTSLYQILESGRSALRFTEMIIRVCRNLILYNSNSDLSKQMDSSVMTKELLAIADKFDNDRLFYIVDQVSATQKNLKNSNQTDIYMEILTVKISEPKVAKTSASEAEVPVENEVIDKLRDEVSHLQNEVKDLSSGAVVSKNNSKPKPHHRANNNTRLNKTAIYKVLGSATKNDLAEARDMWPELMSMLSISQRAMMRVAQPVAASSEGIVVAFDYAMWFEQVQDDSDFLQSLIDNSSRLLKRDCQIVLVPKVDWPKIRKEYIDNNIDSTKKNTVKSNKETKKTDPTVDEALKLFGDDIVDVKND
- a CDS encoding nucleoside deaminase, whose protein sequence is MIFSEDKINEYMDLAIAEAKKAESRREVPIGCIIVDNQTGEVIARGSNEREETQNAIKHAEIIAIEAACKRIGSWRLEHTSLFVTLEPCPMCAGAIINSRIEEVIYGAKDPKAGSVGSINNLLAETRYNHQPEVLSGVKDQEAADLLRNFFREIRRKK
- a CDS encoding lipase chaperone, which codes for MKKKIVIGIIISAISAGTILTVSSVIHLLKNKTIQNDRKQLEEYVDKYLHGNEKLMAFVGTLSDDQVRELIDILETLKKEQEQLKIKAPVFPKYLEKKVTNLIG
- a CDS encoding class I SAM-dependent methyltransferase, whose product is MANQYFENTPSVEHEVKNFNFTLRKHNLDFMSDSGVFSRQTIDYGSRVLIEAIDFQNIPNGNILDVGCGYGPIGLALAKEQTKRNVTMVDVNLRALDLAKKNADNNQIKNVEIFESDTYDKVSGKYALIVSNPPVRAGKKVVNSILADSKEYLEPNGELWIVLQKKQGAPSAKKLMDETFGNVEVVTRDKGYYILKSKLI